AACTAATCGCTCATTTGCTTGCATTAAACCCTTGATACAATCTTCTGTTACTCTTTGATAATCATCAAAACTTAATTGGGTATCAAATAGTTTAAATAATTGTTCAATAATTTCTTGAATTTCTAAGCCACGAAATGAAATATTAGAGGGCTCCTCAGAAGCAAATTGCATTCTTAGATGTCCAATCAATCTTTCATGAGGAACATCAAGAAATGAACGAATAAACGGTTTCAGAATTGGAGCATAGGTTTTTGATAATAAATTTTGTTTTTCTAATGCTTCAAAATTTGATTGTGTTCCTACTCCACATATAAATAAAAGAAACTGCACTGCCACCTTAACCACTGGATTAAATTGTTTGTCTTTAAATACAGGGCTTTCTTTTTTTAATCGAACAGCTGCTAATAATAAGGAATGAGCGATTTTCTCTAAAGATTTTTCAGTTTGTTTCAGTTTTGAATAATGGTCATGTCGATCAAAATACATTTTAGACCATACCTGAAACTTATCCAGGAATGTTTTGCTGTCTTCAATATAGCGTAAGGAAGGTTGGGGAGCGCTAGGGATTATCATCTCAGGCTTTTGAGGAGTTTCCATGGGAGCTGAATTCGACGCCGCTACAATTAATGCTGCTAAACCCTCCCATTCAGGCTTGGAGTGCTCACTATTTGAACCCGGTTGTAATGGAATTTGATCTGCTGGGCTAGATTCATTCTTGTTTTCTACGGTTTGCCTCATTTTCTTTCTTAATGGTGTAACTACCGGACTTTTCTCTTGAGAAGGTTCCGAAACAGTTTCAGAAAGCTGACGTTTTGCGGTTGGATTTCGCGGTAGTTTCTCTAATAAATCCCTTGCCTGCTGGAGTCCCATTTCAATTGATGAGTAGAGGTGGTTGTTTATTGAAAGTTGAGCTTGATGAGTCCTATCTTTATATTTACTTTCTAAAATTCTTTTAAACTTAATGTATTCATCAATAATATTTGTTAGCTCTTTTCTGATTGAAGCAACATTTGACATATTATTTACTTCTTCTTTTTGAATATAAAAGAGCCGCATCTCCGCTTTAAGTAATTTAATCTTATGGAGATGAAAATTAGCTTTTAGTATGTGCTCTGAGTGTATTTCATTTAATTGAGAAGGGTGGAGCAATAAATAGGAATCAATAATTCTTTGAAAACAATGATTCGCTTTGTCTAATATAATAAGCGAGTCATTAAGGCTGGTTGCTTCTTTATTTTCATAAGCATAATGGATATAGCTGTAGGCCATAATTAATAAAGCATCATTGTTTTTCGCAAACTCAAAGGTTGTGATAGTTTTATAGAGTTTATTCAGATATTTATTGGGTATGGCTTCGAATAGTTCAATATTGTTAGCTAATAACTGAATTTGATTTGTGTCGGAAACAAAATTGTTAAAATTAGTAAGTATCTTTTTATGTATTTTTGTAAGTCTGGACATGGGTACACCTTAATATGTTTTAATGTAAAAAACAGCACGAGGCTTTTACTATTAATTTTTCGTGGCGAATTATGATTGAGAATGATTAAAAAAACACTAAAAAAATGGCATTTTTTTGAAAGAGTGTGCAATAAATGAATAAATTCAGGTTGAATTTTAAACCCAACCTGTTTCGATGGTTACATTCCTGAGTAATTGGGTCCGCCCCCTCCTTCCGGGGCATGCCAAACAATATTTTGTCGAGGGTCTTTAATATCGCACGTTTTACAGTGGATGCAGTTTTGAGCATTAATTTGCAATCTTGGGCCTTGCTCTTCCTCAATAATTTCATATACCCCTGCAGGACAATATCGGCCCTCTGGAAATGCATAAGTCTTTAAATTAATCTCTATTGCCAATTGTGGTTTTTTCAATACGAGATGGCAAGGTTGATTTTCTTCATGATAAGTATTCGATAAAAAAACAGAGGACAACCTATCAAAAGTAAGCACACCATCAGGTTTAGGATACTCTATCTTCTTTGCTTTTTTTGCTGGAAGTAAAGTCGTGTGATCGGCATGATTCGTCAGTGTCCAAGGGGAATGTCCACGGGTAATATATGTTTCAAAGGCGGCATTGATCAAGCCATGAATTAAACCATATTTAAACCCTGGTCTTATATTGCGTACCGAATAGAGTTCTTTTTCTAACCAGGATTTTTTGATTTTTTCTGAATAGCTGGTTAATTCAAATTGTACTTTACTTTCTTGTTGTAAAGCTTCGAAGCATGCTTCTGCTGCAAGCATTCCTGATTGCATTGCTGTATGTATCCCTTTAATTTTAGGGACATTAAGGAATCCTGCTGCATCACCAATTAATGCTCCTCCCGGAAAGGTGAGTTTGGGTAAAGATTGCCATCCCCCTTCATTAAGTGCGCGTGCCCCATAACTGATTCGTTCGCCTCCAGTTAAGATAGGTTGCACCAAGGGATGGGTTTTGAAACGTTGAAGCTCTGCAAATGGATTTAACCATGGATTTTTATAGTCCAAACCCACTACAAAGCCAAGGGCAATACGTTGTTTTGATAAGTGATAGATAAATGAACCACCGTAGGTTGAATAATCCATTGGCCATCCCACAGTATGAATCACTTGCCCGGGCTTATGGTGTTCTGCTTTGACCTGCCATATTTCCTTAATACCCAACCCATAGGTCTGGGGATTTGCTTTATCCCTCAGGTGGTAACGTGTCATTAGGCTTTGGCTAAGTTGTCCACGACACCCTTCAGCAAGCAGAGTTTGCTTAGCTAGTAAATGCATCCCGGGTTGATAATTGTTTGTTTTCTCTTTATTTTTATCGAGACCTACACTCCCAGTTGCAACGCCAATCACTTGATCGTGATCATTGTAAAGCGCTTGAACTGCAGCAAATCCAGGGTAAATTTCGCAACCCAGAGACTCTGCATGTTGGGCAAGAAACATGCAAAGTTCGCCCAGACTAATGATGTAATTGCCATCATTATGCATGGGCTTAGGAGTAGGGAGCTTATAGTAGTTTTTTTGAGTTAGAAAATAAAACAGATCTTCGCTTACAGGAGTATCAAGTGGTGCCTCTTGCCAGACATTAGGAAGTAATTCTTTAAGGCTTCTCGGTTCCAGCACCGCCCCGGAAAGAATATGAGCTCCAACTTGTGCCCCTTTTTCTAGTATACAAACAGATAATTCTTTTTTTGCAGCTAAAGCCAGCTGTTTCAATTTAATCGCGGCAGATAGTCCCGCCGGTCCTGCACCGACGATGATTACATCAAATTCCATGGTCTCGTGTTCCACACGCGCTCCTACTGTGATTATAAAAAGATAAAATAATCGCTTTTCTATGCGCTAATATCAAGATTTATATTTAAAATTAATGTACTTTGGAGTAGGGGGACGCGTATTGAAAATGCGGGATGGTTTATATTGCATTTTTAGGGTGTGCATAACGCGTCACCCTAGCTTAAACCATAAGTTAATGAGTATATTGATAACCATCATCACAACCATCGGTCGTTGCTGAAACTGCTGTGGCGACTGGACGGCTAAAAAGCGAAAAAATACTATGTGGAATACTGAGAAGGGCAACCAACACACCTGCTCCCGTCCCAAGAAGCATTAAACCCGTTAGGGCAAGACTGTCTGTGGCTCCCTCTAAAGCAGTGTTACGGTATTCGGCACTCATCACTATAATTGATAAAAGCGCGAGTAACATGCATCCAACGAAGTAGCAAGCAGCCACAACTGCAGTGAATGCCATAAGTGCAGTACCCAGTGAAGAGATTAAAGGGTACCAAACCGGTGCTAATAATTCTCCCGCAAACTCCTGGCCATTTTGATACGGAGTAAAAAAACCAGGACGTTCTCGATATTTACTTGATGTTCGCTCAATAATTCCTGAAAGGTAATTTTCATCTCCTGCTTCATTTTTTAAATCCAGTATTTCACAAATTTCATCCCAGCCAATTAAATTTAACATAAAAT
The DNA window shown above is from Legionella sp. PC997 and carries:
- a CDS encoding electron transfer flavoprotein-ubiquinone oxidoreductase — protein: MEHETMEFDVIIVGAGPAGLSAAIKLKQLALAAKKELSVCILEKGAQVGAHILSGAVLEPRSLKELLPNVWQEAPLDTPVSEDLFYFLTQKNYYKLPTPKPMHNDGNYIISLGELCMFLAQHAESLGCEIYPGFAAVQALYNDHDQVIGVATGSVGLDKNKEKTNNYQPGMHLLAKQTLLAEGCRGQLSQSLMTRYHLRDKANPQTYGLGIKEIWQVKAEHHKPGQVIHTVGWPMDYSTYGGSFIYHLSKQRIALGFVVGLDYKNPWLNPFAELQRFKTHPLVQPILTGGERISYGARALNEGGWQSLPKLTFPGGALIGDAAGFLNVPKIKGIHTAMQSGMLAAEACFEALQQESKVQFELTSYSEKIKKSWLEKELYSVRNIRPGFKYGLIHGLINAAFETYITRGHSPWTLTNHADHTTLLPAKKAKKIEYPKPDGVLTFDRLSSVFLSNTYHEENQPCHLVLKKPQLAIEINLKTYAFPEGRYCPAGVYEIIEEEQGPRLQINAQNCIHCKTCDIKDPRQNIVWHAPEGGGGPNYSGM